Sequence from the bacterium genome:
GTTCAGACAACGTCACATACAGCTTCACCCTGACCAACCCAAACAGCGCCCACGGGCTGCGCGGCGCCGCGGTAACCGCTGCGGTGCTCGATGCCAGTGGGGCGGTGATCGGTACCAGTGCCAGCCTCGACCCCGGCGACCCGCAGCAAGTGATCTGCGCGCTGCAGCCAGGCCAGACCCGGACATATGTCAGGCGGGTCGGTTTCCAGGGGACTTACGGGGGAACCCAGGTCCACATCGCGCAGCCATGGGAGAAGTGGACCGAGCCCCAGGCTCCGCCGGCCGGAGTCCGGGTGCTCTATTCGGAGTGGCAGGGCGCGAGCGCCATCAAGGGCATGGTCCGCAACGAACAGCAGACCGCACTCCGGAACGTCCAGATCATGGTGACGGTGCGCCAGAAGGGCGCCATCGGCGCGATGGGTCTGGCGACCCTCGACCGCCTCGACGCCGCCACCAACCGCGACTTCCGGGTTGACCTGGTTGGCTCTACGGAGCCCGGCGGACCGTACGACATCACAGTTGAGGCGCAGCCCGTACCACCGAAACCGTGATCGCTCGCAGTGGCAGCACAGACGAGGCGGCCGGCGCCGGAACTCCTGGTGGGATCTGCTCTTGAGTACGCCCCGGTTCTCCAGGCTGATCATGCAGGCGTGCACGCAGCCTCGGCCGCAGCGCACGGCGCTGAGAGACCTCACCGCGGATGGCACAGACACGGGGGCTGGGGCAAGCGACCGACAGTGACACGGCGTCTGGCGCCGCTCTGAGGCACCGCTGCTCGCGCCGAGAGCGAGGGCCGGTGTGTATCTCACGAAGCGTCGCGCACGACACCCAGGACCTGTCTCTCCTAGTGCGCAGACTTGTGCACGTCAGTACTACCCCTCGTCCGCCACGTCCTCGGGGAACGTCCCGCCCCATACGTAGTACCCGCGCCGCTGCCCCTGTGTGCGAGCCCAGCGCGAGAACGAGGCGGGGCTCGAGAACCCCAGCGTCGCAGCGATCTGGTACTGTCGCAGGCCGGCGTACACCAGCTCATGCACGCGCCGCCACCGGCACTCATCCAGGTAGTCCTGCACCGTGCGGCCCGTCCAATGGCGGAACAGCCGCATGAAGTGCGACTTGCTGTAGCCCGACACCCGGGCCAGCTCGGCGGGCGTGAGCTTCGCTCCGCCCGTCTCCTCCATCATCTCCTGGACCATCCGCACGATTCGCTGCTGCACCCGGCCCTCGGGGAAGCGGTCCGACTCGTCCCCCTGGCTGATGAGCGCCGCGACGAGCAGTTGCACCCCGGCGTGCAGTTGCATGCTCCGCACATCCGTCCGCCGGGCTCCGGCTTCGAGCAGGTCCACCACCGGGTTGGCGACCATGAGCCCGCTGTCCTCGGCCATGACCAGGTGCCCCATCGTCTTGC
This genomic interval carries:
- a CDS encoding helix-turn-helix domain-containing protein translates to MRRNRFFTPAMLDILLDWRRWRLVSRQIPREVEWVEDRRHKRWMADHSHSHSHTEVMVVLRGCGLMGYEGRVYPYTSGTIFCFGPNETHDLEMPEWGQETEMLWIVLMGRKFVARVTQFRPDLPRGRKTMGHLVMAEDSGLMVANPVVDLLEAGARRTDVRSMQLHAGVQLLVAALISQGDESDRFPEGRVQQRIVRMVQEMMEETGGAKLTPAELARVSGYSKSHFMRLFRHWTGRTVQDYLDECRWRRVHELVYAGLRQYQIAATLGFSSPASFSRWARTQGQRRGYYVWGGTFPEDVADEG